A window from Sinanaerobacter sp. ZZT-01 encodes these proteins:
- a CDS encoding DMT family transporter yields MKRGYLYIAFATFLFSTMEIVLKSISGQFNPIQLTLTRFFIGGLFLLPFAVSSLRKKQICIEKKNFLYFAFLGLLGVVISMTFYQLAVENAKASVVAVLFSSNPVFVMIFAYLILHEMIYKRNVIALFLELLGIFIIINPLHTQISAAGIIFTLLATVTFSLYSVFGKKKSQEYGGIIVTCFSFLLGSCEMFLLVLLSHIKTISHILSNVGLSVFAEIPIFSGYTQDNIFTVLYIAIGVTGGGYAFYFLAMEALSTHTASLTFFFKPVLAPILAVIILHEHIPVSMILGILLILSGSLISLYPNWIPAKNLPSQEN; encoded by the coding sequence ACAGCTCACTCTTACTCGTTTTTTCATAGGGGGACTATTTTTACTGCCATTTGCTGTTTCGTCCCTCCGAAAAAAGCAAATTTGCATTGAAAAGAAAAATTTTCTGTACTTTGCTTTCCTCGGCTTGCTAGGTGTTGTAATCAGCATGACATTTTACCAGCTGGCCGTTGAAAATGCAAAAGCATCCGTCGTTGCTGTACTCTTTAGCAGCAACCCTGTTTTTGTCATGATTTTCGCCTATTTGATTCTTCACGAAATGATTTATAAAAGAAATGTCATTGCGCTTTTTTTGGAGCTTCTTGGTATTTTTATCATTATTAATCCGCTTCATACACAAATTAGTGCTGCCGGGATTATATTTACGCTTCTCGCTACGGTTACCTTTTCACTCTACAGTGTTTTTGGAAAGAAAAAATCGCAAGAATATGGCGGTATTATCGTAACCTGTTTCAGTTTCCTTCTAGGAAGTTGTGAAATGTTTTTACTCGTGCTGCTCAGCCATATAAAAACGATTTCTCACATTCTATCAAATGTAGGTCTTTCTGTCTTTGCAGAAATACCGATCTTTTCTGGTTACACGCAAGATAACATATTTACAGTTCTTTATATTGCGATTGGCGTGACTGGCGGCGGATATGCCTTTTACTTCCTTGCAATGGAAGCTCTTTCGACCCATACGGCATCTTTAACCTTCTTTTTTAAACCCGTATTGGCTCCAATCTTAGCCGTGATTATTTTACACGAGCACATTCCGGTCTCAATGATTTTAGGGATTTTACTGATTCTTTCCGGATCACTGATTTCTCTTTATCCAAACTGGATACCAGCAAAAAACCTGCCAAGTCAGGAAAATTAA
- a CDS encoding acyl-ACP thioesterase domain-containing protein, which translates to MTTERDCVYEIQSDVSLFNEESVLKPYGYQVLFGQVAEQHLNCYHLNVDETMKYGYAWALISLEIEKINPVPKCETIYARTWYSQYKRPYFRREMEFKNAAGDLLFHGSSFSVLLDIEKRTIYRKKESPFTSPPPDAIFTIDAAPTFKTHLSFEQTEERKVYHSYIDPLGHVNNYRYGEFAYDAFTDEEKKHLGQMKRLEIYFISELRPQDTFSIGKAYEENKMYIRGHNHMKNDNAFDIVMYF; encoded by the coding sequence ATGACAACTGAACGTGACTGCGTTTACGAGATACAATCTGATGTTTCTCTTTTTAATGAAGAGAGCGTTTTAAAGCCTTATGGTTATCAGGTTTTATTTGGTCAAGTTGCAGAACAGCATCTGAATTGCTATCATCTAAATGTCGATGAAACCATGAAATACGGATATGCCTGGGCTTTGATTTCTTTGGAAATTGAGAAGATCAATCCAGTCCCGAAGTGTGAAACGATTTATGCACGTACTTGGTATTCACAATACAAGCGCCCTTATTTCCGCCGTGAAATGGAATTTAAAAATGCTGCGGGAGATTTACTCTTTCATGGTTCCAGTTTTTCCGTCCTTCTTGATATAGAAAAGCGAACCATCTATCGAAAAAAAGAATCTCCTTTTACCTCTCCTCCCCCTGATGCGATTTTTACCATCGATGCTGCACCAACGTTTAAAACGCACCTTTCATTTGAACAAACAGAGGAACGGAAAGTATATCACAGCTATATTGACCCTTTAGGCCATGTAAACAATTACCGCTACGGAGAATTTGCCTATGATGCCTTTACCGACGAGGAAAAAAAGCATCTGGGACAAATGAAGCGATTGGAAATTTATTTTATCTCTGAGCTTAGACCTCAGGATACGTTCTCGATCGGTAAAGCCTACGAGGAGAATAAGATGTATATCCGTGGTCATAACCATATGAAAAATGACAATGCTTTTGACATTGTCATGTATTTTTAA